A single Lactuca sativa cultivar Salinas chromosome 8, Lsat_Salinas_v11, whole genome shotgun sequence DNA region contains:
- the LOC111889350 gene encoding U-box domain-containing protein 44 produces the protein MAGSWDESHELGSQSDDSFQYERQHIEPIYDAFICPLTKQIMRDPVTLENGQTFEREAIENWFNECKENNRKLICPLTLKELKTTDMNPSIALRNTIEEWNARNEAVQLDMARKSLNIGCPETDILRALRFVQDLCKRNLSNKHIIRNADLIPMIVDMLKSSSRRVRCTTLKTLHVVVEDDDDNKEIMAEGDNVRTIVKFLSHEQSKEREEAVSLLFELSKSEAMVEKIGSVNGAILILVGMTSSKSENVSTVEKADKILENLENNENNVRQMAENGRLQPLLTLLLEGSPELKLSMASYLGELALSNDVKVYVATSVGPALINLMKTTNIQSREAALKALNQVSSCEPSAKILVDQGILSPLVQHLFTSQSQLPMRLKEISATILANIVASDSDFDSIPVGPNHQTLVSEDIIHNLLHLISNTGPAIECKLLHVLVGLTNSPVTLISVVSAIKSSGAINSLVQFIEAPQQDLRLASIKLLHNLSPNMGQELASSLRGAAGQLGGLIKVISENIASTEEQAAAVGLLADLPERDMGLTRQMLDEGAFEMVVSRIKMIRQGEPRRSRFVTPYLEGLVRVLSRLTFVLTEEPKAVSLCREHDLAGLFVDLLQVNGLDNVQMVSAFSLENLSQESKNLTQLPEIPPPGYCGVMFPCFSKQPVMTGLCRVHRGACSRRDTFCLLEGPGLARLVALLDHTNELVIEAALAALSTLLDDGVNIEQGVAALCESEGIKPILDVLVEKKTDNLWRRAVWVVERLLRTEDIAYEVSGDPNVSTALVQAFQHGDYRTRQIAERALKHVDKIPNFSGIFPNT, from the exons ATGGCAGGGAGCTGGGATGAAAGTCATGAACTTGGTAGCCAATCAGATGATAGCTTCCAATACGAAAGACAACACATAGAGCCAATTTATGACGCATTCATATGCCCTCTTACAAAACAAATTATGAGAGACCCTGTAACCCTAGAAAATGGACAAACATTCGAACGTGAAGCCATTGAAAATTGGTTCAACGAATGTAAAGAAAACAACAGAAAACTCATTTGCCCCTTAACGTTAAAAGAACTAAAAACAACCGATATGAATCCAAGTATTGCTTTGAGGAACACAATTGAAGAATGGAATGCTAGAAACGAAGCTGTCCAGCTGGACATGGCCCGCAAATCTTTAAATATCGGTTGTCCCGAGACTGATATTTTGCGTGCTTTGAGATTTGTTCAAGATCTTTGCAAAAGGAATCTTTCAAATAAGCATATAATTCGTAATGCTGATTTGATTCCAATGATTGTTGATATGTTGAAGAGTAGTAGTCGAAGAGTGAGGTGTACAACTTTGAAGACTCTTCATGTTGTGGTGgaggatgatgatgataataag GAAATAATGGCGGAAGGAGACAACGTGAGGACAATAGTGAAGTTTTTGTCTCATGAACAATCTAAAGAGAGAGAAGAAGCTGTATCTTTGCTCTTTGAGCTTTCAAAATCCGAAGCTATGGTTGAAAAGATCGGATCTGTTAATGGAGCAATCTTGATATTAGTTGGAATGACAAGTAGTaaatctgaaaatgtgtcgaCAGTTGAGAAAGcggataaaattcttgaaaatttggAGAATAACGAGAATAATGTGAGACAAATGGCTGAAAATGGTAGATTGCAACCTCTTTTGACACTTCTTCTTGAAGGTTCACCAGAACTGAAACTCTCCATGGCGTCATACCTCGGTGAGCTGGCATTAAGCAACGATGTAAAAGTCTACGTGGCAACATCCGTGGGGCCCGCATTAATCAACCTAATGAAAACCACCAACATCCAATCACGAGAAGCCGCCTTAAAAGCCTTAAACCAAGTCTCCTCATGCGAACCAAGTGCCAAAATCTTAGTTGACCAAGGCATCCTTTCACCATTAGTCCAACACCTTTtcacaagtcaaagtcaactcccgATGCGCCTCAAAGAAATCTCCGCCACAATTCTTGCCAACATTGTAGCCTCCGATTCCGACTTCGATTCCATTCCCGTGGGCCCCAACCACCAAACTTTAGTCTCCGAAGACATAATCCATAACCTCCTCCACCTCATCAGCAACACGGGCCCCGCCATCGAATGCAAACTTTTACACGTCCTCGTGGGCCTCACAAACTCACCCGTTACTTTAATAAGTGTTGTGTCAGCAATCAAAAGCTCGGGTGCTATTAATAGTTTAGTGCAATTCATCGAGGCCCCACAACAAGATCTTCGTTTAGCTTCGATTAAACTTTTACATAATTTGTCCCCGAACATGGGACAAGAGTTGGCGAGTTCGTTACGTGGGGCAGCCGGTCAACTCGGTGGGTTAATCAAAGTGATTTCAGAAAACATCGCGAGTACCGAGGAACAAGCGGCGGCTGTCGGGTTGTTGGCGGACCTTCCGGAACGTGACATGGGACTTACAAGACAAATGTTGGATGAAGGCGCGTTTGAAATGGTAGTTTCTAGAATCAAAATGATAAGACAAGGGGAACCCAGAAGATCCCGTTTTGTAACACCGTATTTAGAAGGTCTTGTGAGAGTCCTTTCGAGGTTGACTTTTGTGTTGACCGAGGAACCGAAGGCTGTTTCATTATGTCGTGAACATGATCTCGCGGGGTTGTTTGTTGACTTACTTCAAGTCAACGGGCTTGATAACGTGCAAATGGTTTCGGCTTTTTCTTTAGAGAATTTATCTCAGGAATCGAAGAATTTGACTCAACTCCCTGAGATTCCGCCACCTGGCTATTGTGGGGTGATGTTTCCTTGTTTTAGCAAACAACCGGTGATGACGGGGCTATGTAGGGTCCACCGTGGGGCGTGTTCTAGAAGGGATACTTTTTGTCTTCTAGAAGGTCCCGGATTAGCTAGACTTGTGGCGCTTTTGGATCATACGAATGAGTTAGTGATTGAAGCTGCATTGGCTGCTTTATCAACTTTGTTGGATGATGGAGTGAATATAGAACAAGGGGTTGCTGCTTTATGTGAGTCTGAAGGGATTAAGCCGATTTTGGATGTTTTAGTTGAAAAAAAGACTGATAATTTATGGAGGCGAGCTGTTTGGGTTGTTGAAAGGCTTTTAAGGACTGAAGATATCGCGTATGAAGTTTCGGGTGATCCGAATGTTAGTACAGCTCTTGTGCAGGCGTTCCAGCATGGCGATTATCGGACACGTCAGATTGCTGAGCGGGCGTTGAAACATGTTGACAAGATTCCAAACTTTTCGGGGATCTTTCCCAACACATAA
- the LOC111889345 gene encoding probable protein phosphatase 2C 27, which produces MAAGTGYSPSYVMVEDGFTNDIISGEEKSQNSEQLNELDIGKPPRHLSLVRHSMSTATLLTPTDPDFNFGIVDGKSEYMPMIRSGSCAEKGPKEYMEDEHICIDNLLQHLDRTEGFPSLGAFYGVFDGHGGTDAASYVRKNILKFIVEDPQFPGCLKKAIRNAYMKADQAFAENSSVDISSGTTALTTFIFGRKMVVANAGDCRAVLGKRGRAIELSNDHKPNSVTERHRIEKLGGVIYDGYLNGQLSVARALGDWHMKFPKGSGSGCPLSSEPELQEVLLMEEDEFVIMGCDGLWDVMSSQCAVTIARKELMIHNDPERCSKELVREALKRNTCDNLTVIVVCFSPDPPPWIEVQPQVGHRRSISSEGINFLKGVLDGNS; this is translated from the exons ATGGCTGCCGGCACCGGTTACTCGCCGTCATATGTAATGGTAGAAGATGGTTTCACTAATGATATTATCTCCGGCGAAGAGAAATCGCAGAATTCAGAGCAATTAAATGAACTGGATATCGGAAAACCTCCAAGGCATCTTTCATTAGTCCGTCATAGCATGAGCACAGCTACACTCCTGACACCTACAGATCCG GACTTTAACTTTGGGATTGTTGATGGGAAATCGGAATATATGCCTATGATTCGATCAGGAAGCTGTGCAGAGAAAGGGCCAAAGGAATACATGGAAGACGAACATATATGTATAGACAACCTTCTTCAACATTTAGACAGAACAGAAGGTTTTCCTTCCCTCGGAGCTTTCTACGGG GTTTTCGATGGTCATGGTGGCACAGATGCTGCATCTTATGTtagaaaaaacatattaaaatTCATAGTCGAAGATCCCCAGTTCCCAGGTTGTTTAAAAAAAGCAATAAGAAACGCATACATGAAAGCCGATCAAGCATTTGCAGAAAACAGCAGCGTCGACATTTCTTCCGGAACCACTGCATTAACCACCTTCATATTCGGAAG GAAGATGGTGGTTGCAAACGCGGGCGATTGTCGGGCAGTTTTAGGAAAAAGGGGCAGGGCAATCGAGCTCTCAAACGACCACAAACCAAACAGTGTGACCGAAAGACACAGAATTGAAAAACTGGGTGGTGTAATATACGACGGGTATCTAAACGGGCAGCTATCGGTTGCCCGGGCACTTGGGGATTGGCATATGAAGTTCCCAAAAGGGTCAGGGTCAGGCTGCCCGTTGAGTTCAGAACCAGAGTTGCAAGAAGTTTTGTTGATGGAAGAAGATGAGTTTGTGATCATGGGGTGTGATGGGTTATGGGATGTGATGAGTAGTCAATGCGCTGTAACAATTGCTAGAAAAGAATTGATGATTCATAATGATCCTGAGAGGTGTTCTAAAGAGCTTGTGAGGGAAGCGCTTAAGAGAAACACGTGTGATAATTTAACGGTTATTGTGGTCTGTTTCTCACCGGATCCGCCCCCCTGGATTGAGGTGCAACCGCAAGTGGGACATAGGAGGAGTATATCTTCTGAAGGGATTAATTTTCTTAAGGGCGTTTTGGATGGTAATTCGTGA
- the LOC111889351 gene encoding uncharacterized protein LOC111889351, whose amino-acid sequence MTMRAALRRLIFVAAIFITLSIAHSIHDKCAACNAVAEELELEMMKEKPKNHLDMRHRLDSTGQRRGKVIDYRVSELRVVDLLDGLCDKMQDYTLQKIDSNKKTWIKVDDWDDMTSNKQESRAHSKEISSYCGRLLEETEDELAELIKKGSVKVGEVSKVLCQDLSKHCKKTSGQHESTHDDEDDEANEEL is encoded by the exons ATGACGATGAGGGCGGCGTTGCGACGGTTGATCTTCGTTGCGGCTATATTTATCACTTTATCTATAGCTCATTCCATTCATGACAAATGCGCAGCTTGCAATGCCGTAGCT GAGGAACTGGAACTTGAAATGATGAAG GAAAAACCAAAAAATCATCTAGATATGAGGCATCGTTTGGATTCCACAGGTCAACGCAGAGGAAAGGTAATAGATTACAG AGTCAGTGAGCTGAGAGTTGTTGACCTCTTAGATGGACTTTGTGATAAAATGCAAGACTATACTCTTCAGAAG ATAGATTCAAACAAAAAAACATGGATTAAAGTGGATGATTGGGATGACATGACTAGTA ATAAGCAAGAATCACGTGCTCATTCGAAAGAGATATCATCTTATTGTGGAAG GTTACTTGAGGAAACCGAAGATGAG cTAGCGGAATTGATAAAGAAAGGATCAGTCAAAGTAGGAGAAGTGAGCAAAGTTTTGTGTCAAGATCTTAGCAAACATTGCAAGAAAACAAG TGGTCAACATGAGTCAACccatgatgatgaagatgatgaagctaATGAAGAACTTTGA